The following nucleotide sequence is from Corylus avellana chromosome ca7, CavTom2PMs-1.0.
aacaaaaaaaacaaaatacaaaacatttaaaacaaacacacacaacaCATTTTTTGGTAAATTTTCACACTTTCTTATgtaaatattttgagaaaacatgcgtttaatttttttagaggtTGGGTTGACTTGTTAtgtatagaaatttttttttaatatatatatatacccaaagctatgCAACTTGGGTGTAGGTCTTTTGTTGAAGGGTGTCCCAAAATCCTTTCCAAATAATGTGAAAAGCACTATTTTGAGAATGAATAGGtgacaaaagagagagaatgagaattttttaaggaaaaaaaatgtttgtcacatcatttgagaagcattttgagaagaattcatTGGGATGTCTAGCATTATCCTttgtaaaaatgtatttttaacggccttcactttttttttttatttctattagtcAAACTGCGTATACTCCTCCCTCTTATAAACCTTGATGGGTTAAGTTAGGGAAAGATAATTATGTTTGAAATGAAAGTGCTCCCAAAGACCTTGAGGCAAAAATGTTTAGGGGGAGTTCGAGAGGATAGGAggtttagagaaatgctagaaagaCGCGTGGCCATCCCCAACAAACCAGAGATGGTTACACAATCACTTGAAACACAAAATCAtcttccaaaaaacaaaacacaacacaCTTTTTGGAAAGctatttgtgaaaatgtgcttaATTTTTTAGGTCTAACTGacttattacttattaaaagattgagagagagagagagggtggtCATACAACCACCACAATAGGACAGGAGTCGCCACATTAGAGAAGTATAGCCACTTAATCGCCTCAAACACAAAACGCAacacattttttagaaaaaactttTCACACTTTTTCTATAGGGATATTTGACAAAATGAGTGCttaatttttcatatgtaaaagttgatttattatttataagaaATGGATTAAAAGAAAGTGAGAGATGGTCACACAACCTAGGCCAtctgctctttctctctctctctcttgtcccTTTACAGAAATTTGTTCTTTGAGATTTGTCTTCTTCATTTGATAGTCGCTTCAAGAGTAGGGAGTCCTCATTCTCCTCCTCGTTTGTGTTTTCTGGTAAGTAAATGGTAGTTCGAGGTAATTGGGCGGTGAGAGTGTTAGTtcatgagagaaaaaagtaattaccccaaAAGAATATTTGGATGCGGCCCAAGGTGCCACATTGTGAGCACAAAAATTTGCACTTTTGTTAATATTGCAGGCTTCTCGAGAAGAGGAGGCCGGTATGATTGCAAGAGTATACGAGATGGCGAAAGAGATTCTCCAATCTTAGGTGAGGCTACTAGGGTGTTGCAAGGCGAAAATCACAATAAAAGAATCATCTCCCATAATAATTTTGTTGAGCCACATGTAGACCACCAAACAGGCTGCTAGGATGGCAGCCAAGGCCTCACCAAAATTTAGTTCCCAAGGGGGGGCTAATGAGTGAGGCAGCTTAGATGATGTGTCCTGAGGAGTCTCTGCTGCTTGTGTTAAGTAATTGATTCTCACAATTTGAGACAGGTTTGGACATTCGAAGCcccaaaaatagactgaaaaaACAAGTTTGGACATTCCATTTCTCTCCCTCTACATAAGGAACTCTTTCAAGGCTGATTACCAGTCCATTTTTGGCTACCTACTCACTCATGTGATCTCTCAGCTTCCCAAACAAGTTTAGCGTGAATTAATACTGAATTATAGAGAACATGGATTGTGCTtctaaaaatgattaaaaaaaaaaaatagccgtttgattctttttcattttctttttttattaattagcaactattttcctgaaaaaaaaaaaagaagctaaactAATAATTCTTTTACAACTTATTGGCATGTGATTAGAAggtattaaaaattatttagtaaCTAACGTGACTGCAATCACAAGTTGTATTGTAGGAGTAGTACTTCTCTTTTTCCAATATAGACCGATTCCTTAattcctatttatttattcttctatCCCATTTGAGTCATTAGAAAGAAAGTCGAGAGAAAAGTTTGATTGATCAGAGGAATCCTTATTGAAACAACTTCTGGTAACATTTTCAGAATGCTGACTACCGAAGTAATTGAAGTTGCTTGTTGTGACCAACGATAGCACTGCTGCTAATGCAGTTTAGTTCATCTTCTGAGTAACTTTCATCAGATTGGAGAGCACTTAGATTTCCTTCCTCGTTCTGGTCCAGTAATTCAATGATgttatgttcaatttttttatatgcttGACGAGTTACAATATCAAAATGTTCAGAAAGAGAAAAGGATACAGGATCAATTAAACATATGAAAAATGGGAGAATTGCTGCATTGCTTTGCAAGTCACCAGAAACCAAACAGAGTTTCgagaagtaaattttttttaaaaaaaaaaaaaacaaaaaacaaaaaacagaaactCGAATAAATAAAGTTGAGGcactaaaaggaaaaaagaaaccaaCCCTATAAAACCATATCAGAAACTTCGCAATCAAATTAGAAATCCAACCATTTGGTGAAGTGCACACAGGTCTGGGGGGAAATTATGCCATCTGGTGTACATAAACTTATCTGTGGACAAACCCCGCATGGAATGGAAGCCATGGCCCCTATTTTTGGTTCCCCCTTACGGCCTCCTTTGTTCGTGCACATATAACAAACGGTCCCAACAGGAATAGAATCAAACTCCCCCATTCCATTGCTTTCGACCTCAGTTATCTCATTGTCCAAAACCAAAGCATTCACAATCTCTTCAATTTGCTGTGGAGTGAACTCAACATTGAAGGCTCTACTCCGCCTGATCGTGTCCAAAATTCCCTCCAGTGTGGCAACCTTCTGCTCATATATGATCTTTACACAGTGCTTTTGCAGAAAGTTTATAAATTCAGTATCAAGGTTTCCCCCAGCATACCAAGTCCCACCAGTGATTTCCTTTGATGGTTCAAACTCTGCCGCTATATAGTGTTTTCTGCCTTTATTTTGGACGTTTACTACCTCTTTTATCAGTTTCTTAGCTTGAAGTGACTTCAGGGATTTGACAACCACATAGTCAGGGAGTTTTGTTTCCCATTTCATGTCCCTCGTCCAAATTCCCATGTTTTGTTTGCTTTTAATCACATGATAGAGGATGCGCTCATGTTCCGTCAAAGACCCAGAAGCTGAATTTGGTTCTGGTTGTTTACGCTTATGGGATGAGGGCCCCTGAAGTCGGCTCATTTCTATCAAAGAAAATTGCAATATTAAGAATGTTATTTACATAGAAGCAATATGAACCTTATTTTCATGCATGGTTGGATATGAACATTCAGATTTCTAAGACTACCAAACAAATCACAGAAACACATAAAGTCTTTATTTGGGGTTGCTTTACAAcaataggaaaataaaagaaagtaaatttgtaaatttatttgCTTCTATTAGCTACCcctagaaggaaaaaaaaaaaaaaaaaaaaaaattgtgttcaTTACTTCTGAATTTTATCCAAAATCTAACCAAATAAATATACAGTGAAACTGAAACATATCCCTTTTAATCAACTTTATAACAGAACAATCATTTGATCTAATGTGTATCACTATAAAAGTTAGCAACAAATTCCTTTGCAAGGTCGGTTTCTGTCAGTATATGGATATAATCACAACtaataaaagaatcaaagaacAGAATCATTTCGGCTCACAAGCAGAATGAAATAGCTTCTCTCATCTTTACTTTACCCGAAATTTTGCAATTTACATTGGAACCCCAAACAAAGAGAAGTcaattacttcttttttcttcttcttttcctcagTTTTCTCAGAGAAAGCAAACagacaaaaatacaaatttcaagagaaaaaaaggaaaaagaaaggacaTTAATATTATTTCCTCAGTACCAAACAATGGGTCAGAACACTCCCAGAGTTCAACAAAACTATTCAATTAAAATCCTATCCGGTTTGGCTTCTGAGAAActgtgggaaaagaaaaaaacacacacattcAAGTCAGAGTCTTGGATTATTTATTCAACAAAATGGGTTTCGTTATCTGATAACGAAATCAACAAACAAGACTAGAATTAAAGCTTCACAAGGCTTCAGTTTTAACTTTCCTTCTGTCAGACAGAGAAGTACCCAGAAACTAATACCAGAATAAAAATCTAAAGAACCCATTTATACGCTTAATGAAAGCCAAATTGGAATATTTGACTTCTATGAATGAAAacgaaaagataaaaagagagAGTGACAGGAGCTTACTTGTGATAGGAACCAAGGGATTTTTACTGTTGGaaatataggtttttttttcctcttcacaaaaacaaaagctaCTCCTAAATTACACCGATATTTCGCCGGTCACCCTTCGTGCCGCCACTCACAGCCTCCTTGCACGGCCCAACCACGCCAACACCAACGCTGATTGCTCTCCACCACCAGTGTTGGCTTCTCACGGCAATCCCACCAACAATATTGAGAATAGTTATTTACAGCATTCTATTTCAAAGTGAAACACCTGTACCATCATCCACAAATGTGTTCAATTCAAGAAAGAacttttgaacaaaaaaaaaaagaaataagtcTTGGTCAAAATTTTGGATCAGAGCCCCTTTGATCGAAGAGCAACAAATTCTTTTCAGTATCAACAATTTAAGAAACTGACTTACTTTGGAATAAAAAGGATAAATAGCCTCGAAGCTTTATTCATTTGTACTGAATACAGAatttaaccaaaacaaaaaacaaaaaaagcaacaCATTTTACCTTGAAGACACGGTTTGGAACCATAATCCATGTTTTTGGAATTCATCAACTTGTTAATCCATGTTTTTGGAATTAAACAACTTTTTGAAGGATTTTGAAGATCTAGTGGTTCAAACTCCATAAAATCATAAACATTTTGATTCACATATACACGCTTGAATTTTAATACGTTGGATTCTACTGATGAACAGAGTTTTGAAAAATCTACATTGAGCAATTACCATATGTTGGGCTACCAATGCTAAcattttacaataaaaaacagGGAGACAACAGGTAGCTTGAAGCAACACGGATGAAGAACCTAATTGGTGAAGAGAAATAGGACAGGGGCTCCTAAttggtaaaaatttaaaatcccaATTCAAAGACGCGAAAAGAATCACATCAGGCTCACTAAATCATAGGTTTTTGCTCTATTGAAactaaaaagaacataaaaaattacatatatcgttaaaagcttcaatttttaatcTATGCCCACATTTTCTCAGCCCCCAAAcagtcattttttttctctacccTCAGTTAGTATCATGCAACAATTTCAAGCAGAGTCAAGAAAATTCTACAAAATGCATATACACCTATATATGTACGTGTAGATACGGGTGTAAAGAGAGAGATAGGAGTTAAAAGAGAAGGAAGCGAACCAAGAATGACACCCTGAATGAGAACCTGGCAGATATGAAGGGATTTGATGGAGTCTATTTGTTTTCAGCGACtctcctctctcactctcttctGCTTTCTCTTCTTATGTTGCTCGGGGTAGGGGTGATCAAATACCCATCCAACCCGCAAAACCTGACCCACTCTACCCCGTATAGACCGGATTTAAGGTTATTTTTGCAGAAACGGGTTGGATTTTGTCCAAACCATGTGGGACGGGTTGcgggtaaaaaaataaaataaaataaagtaaaaactTTTTTGGTAGTGGATACCTGCCCCgcttaacacacacacacacacacacacacacacacacacacaaaaaccctaatttctaATTCCTAAACCTAAGCCACCTCACCTCACTCACAAATAGGGGCGGGAATCAGTTTGGTTCTGAAAAGTCATTTTCGGTCAGTTAACCGAAATTGTCGATTAAATCGGTTAATTCACTGATTGCATTTCGATAACCAAGTATTTCgaaatttttggttaatttcgGTAATTGGTTAATCAATTAACCATGGACCTTTTTAATTGGGccaatgctatttttaaatgggctaaaaattggttgttttgggagccaaaaaaaataattttgggctaaaaagactaaaataacttattgaacatgtttttGGGGCTAAATAACAAATTTACTTTACAAACCTAGAGCTTTAACGAAggttttaaattggttttttcTGTTCAATCCTGGAGTGTAAGTTCTTTCTGTTTGCATGGTTTTAAATTGGTATGCAGTTCACAAATTGGTTACAAACTTACATCCTTTAACGAAGgcaaaatatatgtattttcacatatattttcagAAAGAACTtcgaataataaataaacaatttgaaacttttgtttCAATTGAAAATTGTAGGATATAAAATTGATTCTCTACATAGAACCTACAAAAATGGGTAGATTCAGTCATCAGACAATCTCAAACCTTGGCAAACTTAGAATCCatcaaagaataataaataaagtctcAACTAAGCCACCTCCAACATGGATTACcttcaattccttaaatttCCTTATCAAACAAAtctaaacataaacataatgaTCAATATAAAAGAGTAAAAGACCACAAATAAGTAATACCAAGTAAGAAAGCAATATGAATATAAGATGCAAAAACTTAATCAAAAACACAATCAatcttctgaaaaaaaaaaagccaatcaATGCACCCCATGCACCCAGCCTATACATCATACCTAAAGGTCCTAAACAACCAAAACCTGACacaaacagagaagaaaaacaagggcCCAACAGCAATACAAATTTCAAGAATACTTGCAGCAATTAGCAAATGCttatccaaaagaagaaaatttatttgcagGAAAAATCAAGGTAGCGTAAATCAGATCAAGGTTGcgtaaaaaactaaaaacctatcattttctttcctaagtattcctaaatcctaataatataaacaaactcgaaaataaatgaaaaatcaaagaatcaaaatctaaaccctcaattagttcaaaaaataaaaatcaaagaaaatgaaagtaaCTCGAAAAATCTGAACCTGAGAAGACAGCAGACGAGAGAGAGATACGACGGCTTGCCGCTTGCAACGAGAAAGCGAGGGAGACGACAATGAAGTTAAGCCACCGGACACGAcgggagacgagagagagacaCGAGGGCTTGTTGCTTGCAACAagaaagcgagagagagagtcgaCAGACGGCCCCGggaggcgagagagagagaggcggcCGCGcggcgtgagagagagaggcaggaGGCAAGGCCGCAGGAGACTGGGAGAGTGGAGAGGGTGGCAGGCGTGAGGAGTTGGGGATTCGGGCTCAAATGGAAGTGTAGATTATATTCAAGCTTAAAACGACCCCGTTTTgagtttcaattaatttttttaaaaaaatgtcaaaaccaCACCGTTTTACTGTGCAAGAACGGTTcggttaacaaaaaaaataattttatactgattaaccgaaccgaaccgacgtcgatataaaaaattcataccaATTTTCAAACCACAAAAGTTGGTTGGTTGTTAATTTCGGTTCGATCGTCGTCGATAGGTGATCAATAATCGATAGGCGATTAATTTGCCCATCCATTGCGGCTGCTATGTTCTTGAAGGTCAATAAtttttcaagagaaaaaaaggttCATTATGCTTCTATTCacgaggataacttctataaaggAAGTGGTGTAAAATAAACCAACTAAAATAAACCACCTCCTTTCTGCCCACCAATGAGCTTTGACAACTAGGATTATTACACCaactaaaataaaatgcaaaacaCTTGATTAAAATCTCTTTCtcccaaaatcacaaaaaccctcatttttccctctccctccctctctctctttctctctctctctctctctccagcggCGCACTCTCCCTCAGACCCTTactccatttctctctctctgatctctccctctcctccatctctctcttcGGCGGCAACAGAGGTCTTGCCGTTGAAGACAACTGAGTCCAATACATGGGAGTCCAGCTTAGATTTTTTGTGAGGTTGTAATacacaagatattttttgtagAGTTGTAATATAGTTGTATGTGGTTCATTGTGGCATCCCTTTGCTGTCATAGTACACGAATTCTAAATTTATATGGTATGCAGATTTTGATGATGGTCAATGCAATATGAAAGTTCATGATAACTCAGAAATTTAGGGTTAATTCCTAGCAATTGTTCACTTTGGTATTGTTGAACTGGTCCAAGTTTTGCCCAAAACTATTGTGGCATTGATGGTTGGTAGCGAATCTGCAAGATCAACCaaagaatttgaaaacaatCACAGCTTCAATGTCTCTTTTGTCCACTAAATAATTTGACAgtaaaatcaaatccaaaaaagaaCGAATTTATGCACGGAAACTTTTGCCCCCTTTCTCATATGCAGCAAAACTGGTTTTAAGCATTCAAATGTCTTTAGAACCAGATTATAATTTCTTGCATGATCTTAATACTAATTGTTgtggttccttttttttttttttttgccggtGAGAAGGAAAATTTTACACAAATTTTGCCGGCCAATTccttttacaaaaacaaaaattttgcctCAACCaaaccagatttttttttcttcgccgcaggtgaggagagagagagagagagagagagagagagatggagcacCAGAGAGGTCTAGGCTCCGGCGTCAGGCTGGGCTGGACTCCAGTGCCTTCAATCAAAGGCTTTGCGCTGAGCTCCGGCAAGATCATTGCTGccaccagagagagagagagagagtcacagaggagagggagaaagagagaggacgTAGAAGTGGGGGAGAAAAATGATgggtttgggaaaaaaaatgattttatttggATGATGTGAGAAAGGATTTTAATCTAgtgttttgcatttttgttgATTGTGTGTGATTTTCCTAGTTGTCAAATGCTCATTGGTGGGCAGTTATCCTCATATGGTTGACATAGTTGTTAAATGTGAAGTTCATCAAAGGCTCAAATGCCATATGGAGCGATTGATTGGTTGAAATTTTGGAGTGGTGATATTACGCACACCAGCGTGAGTACATAGTGCCTCACACTGGTGTAAACAGTAACCAAAAGTTAGtgtttcaacatttttttaatattatgcaCTCATGCTGGCGTTCATAATATCATCACTCGAAATTTTGTGTTCATCCAAGGCACAACTGTATGGGGCAAATTACAATGTCAAATTCAGTACGACCTTAATCTTATTCATTAAAGCACCAATCACGTCTCCCTCCATCAGAGAAAAAgctatatttatcttatacgcTAATAAAACCATGTTAAAAggtttaaaaagtatttttattatttaaagagttgagtcaaattaaaaattggtctgtttgataaaaaaataaaatatttctttgattttttttacactcaaaagaatgaaaacgtactttaaaaaaaaaaaaaaaaaaaaaaagcttaagattgttttttttttttttttttttttataaaaaaaattgctttaaaAGTTGTATTTCctaatgcaatctcaaatatgctctaAGAGTTACATTAGAGAgtttaaaaagcatttttagtgCCT
It contains:
- the LOC132188720 gene encoding uncharacterized protein LOC132188720; the encoded protein is MSRLQGPSSHKRKQPEPNSASGSLTEHERILYHVIKSKQNMGIWTRDMKWETKLPDYVVVKSLKSLQAKKLIKEVVNVQNKGRKHYIAAEFEPSKEITGGTWYAGGNLDTEFINFLQKHCVKIIYEQKVATLEGILDTIRRSRAFNVEFTPQQIEEIVNALVLDNEITEVESNGMGEFDSIPVGTVCYMCTNKGGRKGEPKIGAMASIPCGVCPQISLCTPDGIISPQTCVHFTKWLDF